One Salvia miltiorrhiza cultivar Shanhuang (shh) unplaced genomic scaffold, IMPLAD_Smil_shh fragScaff_scaffold_132_2, whole genome shotgun sequence DNA window includes the following coding sequences:
- the LOC131002421 gene encoding uncharacterized protein LOC131002421, giving the protein MVCFCFLVDQTRKVRQHKPAAGICSRCGGGASVADMKTATRFCYVPFYWKTWRAIICTFCGAILRSYR; this is encoded by the coding sequence ATGGTGTGCTTCTGCTTCCTCGTTGATCAGACGCGAAAGGTGCGGCAGCACAAGCCCGCCGCCGGAATATGCTCCCGCTGCGGCGGCGGAGCGAGCGTGGCGGACATGAAAACCGCCACCAGATTCTGCTACGTGCCCTTCTACTGGAAGACGTGGAGAGCCATTATCTGCACCTTCTGCGGCGCCATTCTGAGGTCATATCGGTAA
- the LOC131002399 gene encoding uncharacterized protein LOC131002399, whose translation MPFGLKNAGATYQRMMEKVFKEQLSKNISVYVDDMLVRSIRAEDHVSDLEEVFTVVRKHRLMLNPAKCTFGVTTEECRAAFEDLKVYLAKLPTQTKPVPGETLYLYIAVGEDAISSVLIREEGSHQKPIYFVSRIIQGSELNYTEIEKAALAVMVTARKLRPYFLSHRVVVRTALPFKQVLGRPDLSGRMVKWAVELGEYDVEYEPRTAIKAQALADFIQETTRRPVPEFWVAFVDGSVTKEGCGIGVYITSPGYGTYQFAIKFTCRLSNNEAEYEAVVRGAHILSELKAECVIIKTDSQLVAQQYSGGYSVKEERMKAYHRKISEMKDKFMEFKIEQISREDNTKADLLARMASAVEQTWSDEIILLCDTREIGTSQVFSVENRDDWRAPIIHFLKTGDRLNKESNQRARYENYCLLNDQLYKRSFTQPLLKCLSPEEANFALNEVHAGCCGGHTGFRDLWGIDIVGKLPTAPGGKCFLLVAVDYFSKWVEAEAVGKIDEVTVERFIWRNICCRFGVPRIIVSDNGTQFTGQRIADFCDRMDITQRFVSVAHPQANGQVELANRTICEGIKKRLTQSRGKWVEELDTVLWAYRTS comes from the exons ATGCCGTTTGGCTTGAAAAATGCGGGAGCCacgtatcagcggatgatggaaaaAGTCTTCAAGGAACAGCTCTCCAAGAATATCTCGgtgtatgtggatgacatgcttgtGCGGAGTATaagggcagaggaccatgtcTCTGATCTCGAGGAGGTCTTCACTGTGGTTAGAAAGCATCGGCTCATGTTGAATCCAGCAAAATGtacttttggggtcacaacag aggaatgccgagcTGCATTTGAGGATCTCAAGGTATATCTAGCAAAGCTCCCGACTCAaaccaagccggtcccgggagaaacgttgtatctgtACATAGCAGTGGGGGAAGAtgcaatcagctctgtgcttatcagagaggagggaagtcaCCAGAAACCCATCTACTTCGTCAGCCGAATCATCCAGGGTTCTGAATTGAATTACACAGAGAtagagaaggctgctctggcggtcatggtcacGGCGAGAAAGTTGAGGCCGTATTTTTTGtcacatcgggtagtggtgcgcACTGCCTTGCCTTTCAAACAAGTAttggggcgcccggatttgtcgggaagaatggttaaatgggctgtggagTTAGGGGAGTATGATGTGGAGTACGAGCCAAGAACAGCGATCAAAGCACAAGCGTTGGCAGATTTCATCCAAGAAACAACTCGCCGTCCCGTACCGGAATTTTGGGTTGCCTTTGTGGACGGatcagtgacaaaagagggaTGCGGAATTGGAGTATACATCACATCACCGGGGTATGGTACATATCagtttgcaatcaaattcacttgccgattgtccaacaatgaagcggaGTATGAAGCTGTGGTTAGAGGGGCGCACATTTTGTCAGAACTCAAGGCCGAATGTGTCATCATcaagacagactcccagttaGTGGCCCAACAATATTCAGGGGGTTATAGTGTCAAAGAAGAACGCATGAAGGCGTACCACCGCAAGATCAGCGAGATGAAGGACAAGTTTATGGAATTCAAAATCGAGCAGATTTCCCGGGAAGATAATACGAAAGCAGACTTACTGGCGCGAATGGCTAGTGCAGTGGAACAAACCTGGAGTGATGAAATTAtcttactctgtgataccagagagatagGGACTTCACAGGTCTTCTCCGTAGAGAACAGAGACGACTGGCGGGCTCCTATTATACATTTTCTCAAGACAGGGGATCGGTTGAACAAGGAATCTAATCAGAGGGCCCGATACGAAAATTATTGCTTGCTTAATGACCAACTCTACAAACGATCATTTACTCAGCCTTTACTAAAGTGCttatctccagaggaagctaactttgctttaAATGAagttcatgcaggttgctgtggtggtcaCACGGGGTTCCGGGACCTT TGGGGTATCGACATAGTCGGGAAGCTGCCCACGGCACCAGGGGGCAAATGCTTTCTGCTTGTAGCGGTGGACTAtttctctaagtgggtcgaAGCTGAGGCTGTGGGGAAAATCGATGAGGTGACTGTGGAGCGCTTCATTTGGCGGAATATATGCTGCAGATTTGGCGTGCCCAGGATCATCGTTTCTGACAACGGAACCCAGTTCACTGGGCAGAGGATCGCGGATTTTTGTGATCGGATGGATATCACTCAAAGATTCGTCTCGGTAGCTCATccacaagcaaatggccaagtgGAGTTGGCCAACAGGACAATATGTGAAGGGATCAAGAAAAGGCTGACTCAGAGCAGAGGCAAATGGGTTGAGGAGCTGGATACTGTACTTTGGGCCTACCGCACTAGCtga